From the genome of Planctomycetia bacterium, one region includes:
- a CDS encoding PPC domain-containing protein, producing the protein MIRWWSEAIPPVAVPGWIHEGLIMRHLTLLLTLFVPTLSWAASPFLGVITPRGGQRGTEVEFTFHGARLKDAQEILWYSPGFTAGKIEVVNDNVVKAKIKIAPDARLGQHSVRLRTATGISDLKTIFVGALPEIVEKEPNSEFKTPQKIPLNVTVNGTIENEDVDYFSVDCKKGQRLSVEIEAMRLANQTVFDPAIAILNSKRFEIAASDDSAYGAQDGVCSVMIPEDGTYTIMVRETSYGGNGECRYRLHVGNFPRPIACIPAGGKLGEEIEVTFIGDAAGPIKQKVKLPTKPDPEFGLFVQDATGITPSPLPFRLSTLSNVVETGPSEFGKANVFDPNTQAINGIISAPGENDWYRFKAKKGQVFDVHCYARRIRSGLDPVMHIHKGEGGYLQGDDDAIKPDCYFRFTAPEDKEYVLQLHDHLQKGGPAFSYRVEFTPVVPSLSLFFPKADGNNLPNQDRQAVAVPQGNRMAVLTYASRANFGGPLQVYATNLPKGMTLESDVMADNVDAVPVVLSAAADAPVAGGLIDLRAKHVDPKVAIDGGMNLAADLVYVQNVGSYIRLFTNKAAIAVTQAVPFTVSLVEPKAPLVQNGAMNLKVKVERHKDFKQPVNVYMLWNPPGIGSASGITIPGDKPEGDYPINAAPNAQVRKWKICVIAFAETGFGPAWVSSQLITLDVAAPYMAMSMDRPAVEQGKETELLCKLTISKPFEGVGKVHVVGLPHNVKAPVMDINKDTKEVVVKLTTQKDSPPGQHQGIFAQVYIPEKGEQMLHQVGGTVLRIDAPPPPKPNQPAAVAAAPPPAAPAKTEKKLSRLEKLRLEQAEKEKAAAGGK; encoded by the coding sequence GTGATCCGGTGGTGGAGCGAAGCGATACCACCGGTAGCTGTTCCGGGTTGGATTCACGAAGGTTTGATCATGCGACATCTGACACTGCTTCTCACCTTGTTCGTACCCACGTTGTCCTGGGCTGCTTCGCCCTTTCTTGGCGTGATCACGCCACGTGGCGGACAGCGTGGCACAGAAGTGGAATTTACTTTCCACGGAGCCCGACTGAAAGATGCACAGGAAATACTCTGGTATTCGCCCGGCTTCACCGCAGGCAAAATCGAGGTCGTCAATGACAACGTCGTGAAAGCGAAAATCAAAATCGCTCCCGATGCACGATTGGGACAACACAGCGTTCGTTTGCGTACCGCCACCGGCATCAGTGATTTGAAAACCATCTTCGTCGGTGCACTGCCTGAAATCGTGGAGAAGGAACCCAACAGCGAGTTCAAAACCCCACAGAAAATTCCGCTCAATGTCACCGTTAACGGAACCATTGAAAACGAAGATGTCGATTATTTCTCCGTTGATTGCAAGAAGGGACAAAGACTATCGGTCGAAATCGAAGCCATGCGATTGGCAAATCAAACTGTTTTCGATCCCGCCATTGCCATCCTCAACAGTAAACGTTTTGAAATTGCTGCCTCTGATGACAGTGCCTATGGTGCTCAGGATGGTGTATGCAGCGTGATGATTCCCGAAGATGGAACCTACACCATCATGGTGCGTGAAACCAGTTATGGCGGTAACGGCGAATGCCGCTATCGACTGCATGTAGGCAACTTTCCACGGCCCATCGCCTGCATTCCCGCGGGCGGTAAACTCGGCGAAGAGATTGAAGTCACTTTCATTGGCGATGCTGCCGGCCCCATCAAGCAGAAAGTGAAATTACCCACCAAGCCCGATCCTGAGTTCGGCCTGTTCGTGCAGGATGCCACCGGCATTACTCCATCACCACTGCCTTTCCGGTTAAGCACCCTCAGCAACGTTGTCGAAACCGGTCCCAGTGAATTCGGCAAAGCCAATGTGTTCGATCCCAATACCCAGGCCATCAATGGCATCATCAGTGCACCGGGCGAAAACGACTGGTACCGCTTCAAGGCGAAAAAAGGCCAGGTCTTCGATGTACACTGTTATGCACGACGCATACGTTCCGGCCTCGACCCGGTCATGCATATTCACAAAGGGGAAGGTGGCTACCTCCAGGGTGATGATGATGCCATCAAACCCGATTGCTACTTCCGCTTCACCGCACCCGAAGACAAGGAATATGTACTGCAACTGCACGACCATCTGCAGAAAGGTGGCCCGGCATTCAGCTACCGCGTCGAATTTACTCCCGTGGTGCCCAGCCTGAGCCTTTTCTTTCCTAAAGCCGATGGAAACAATCTTCCAAATCAGGATAGACAGGCCGTCGCGGTTCCTCAGGGCAACCGCATGGCAGTGCTGACCTATGCCAGCCGGGCCAATTTTGGTGGCCCGCTTCAGGTCTACGCCACTAACCTGCCCAAGGGTATGACGCTGGAAAGCGATGTGATGGCAGACAATGTCGATGCTGTACCCGTCGTTCTCAGTGCTGCTGCTGATGCTCCGGTGGCGGGCGGGCTGATCGACCTGCGGGCCAAGCATGTCGATCCCAAGGTTGCCATTGATGGCGGCATGAACCTTGCCGCTGATCTGGTCTATGTGCAGAACGTCGGCAGCTACATCCGCTTGTTCACCAACAAGGCAGCCATAGCGGTTACCCAAGCCGTGCCCTTCACCGTTTCTCTGGTGGAACCCAAGGCTCCCCTGGTTCAGAACGGCGCCATGAATCTGAAAGTGAAGGTGGAACGCCATAAGGATTTCAAACAACCCGTCAATGTCTACATGCTCTGGAACCCACCTGGAATCGGATCAGCCAGTGGCATCACCATTCCAGGTGACAAGCCCGAAGGCGATTATCCGATCAATGCCGCCCCCAATGCCCAGGTACGCAAATGGAAAATTTGCGTGATTGCTTTCGCCGAGACTGGTTTCGGCCCGGCCTGGGTTTCCTCGCAGCTCATCACGCTCGATGTCGCTGCACCCTACATGGCGATGAGCATGGATCGCCCAGCCGTAGAGCAGGGCAAGGAAACGGAACTGCTGTGCAAGCTGACTATCAGCAAGCCTTTTGAAGGGGTAGGCAAAGTTCATGTGGTGGGACTGCCTCACAATGTCAAAGCGCCAGTGATGGATATCAACAAAGACACCAAGGAAGTGGTGGTAAAACTGACCACTCAGAAGGACAGCCCGCCCGGCCAGCATCAGGGCATCTTTGCCCAAGTCTATATTCCCGAAAAGGGAGAGCAGATGCTGCACCAGGTCGGTGGCACCGTGCTTCGCATTGATGCACCACCTCCGCCCAAGCCCAATCAGCCTGCTGCAGTAGCCGCCGCGCCCCCACCTGCTGCACCAGCCAAAACTGAAAAGAAGTTGTCACGTTTGGAGAAACTCAGACTCGAACAGGCCGAAAAAGAAAAAGCCGCCGCAGGAGGGAAGTAA
- a CDS encoding DUF1549 domain-containing protein, with protein MMRSVLTYGCLIFLATCSKAGEPVSAPTAPTLTQLAVFPANVQLNTARDRQSFIVQATFSDGITRDVTSEVKPALKDGSLVKLDKNTLYPAKDGSTEFSITYGGKSVVVPVSVKDAAADRPISFKLDVMPVFMKTGCNVGSCHGAARGKDGFRLSLFGFDADGDHHRLTRELNGRRLNLAVPQESMLLEKATGKVPHTGGKKMEEGSELYNEVVRWLNAGAPSDPATVAVPTSVELYPKTAVLDGKGATQKLTVRAKYSDGTDRDVTHLAYFMSNNDRSAAVSQEGIVTAGERGEAFVSARFETFNVGSPFIVLPKGLQFTFPNVPENNYIDTLVFNKLKKLRMSPSGLCDDPTFLRRVYLDIVGTVPTAEETRKFLDDQDPKKREKLVDELLTRKEFVEMWVMKWAELLQIRSNINVSYKSTLLYFNWLQDRISNNVPMDEMVRELLSSKGGTFANPATNFYQVETDTLKLTENVAQVFMGMRIQCAQCHNHPFDRWTMDDYYSFASFFTQVGRKGGEDPRELIIFNAGGGELNHPTKGRPLPPKFLGGETPNAPGKDRREVLAGWLASDKNPYFATNLANIVWTHFFGKGIVEPVDDVRVSNPAANDELLQELAKRFSANKYDFRKLIRDICTSRTYQLVTQPNETNELDSRNFARASVRRLRAEVLLDVVSQVTETKNKFQGLPLGARAVQIADGQASTYFLTTFGRATRETVCSCEVKMEPNLSQALHLLNGDTVTSRVVSGGVITRALAVKKTPSEIIEDLYLRCLNRKATREELNALCSIVNTAADKTKALEDVFWGILNSREFLFNH; from the coding sequence ATGATGAGAAGCGTTTTGACATACGGATGCCTGATTTTTCTGGCGACTTGCAGCAAGGCCGGCGAACCGGTCTCCGCACCGACGGCCCCCACGCTCACGCAGCTTGCCGTGTTCCCTGCTAACGTGCAGCTGAACACTGCTCGCGATCGTCAGTCATTCATCGTTCAGGCAACCTTCAGTGATGGCATTACCCGTGATGTCACCAGCGAAGTCAAACCAGCCCTGAAAGATGGCTCGCTCGTCAAGCTCGATAAGAACACCCTCTACCCGGCCAAAGATGGCAGCACTGAGTTCTCCATCACCTACGGTGGCAAATCAGTCGTCGTTCCGGTGAGCGTGAAAGACGCTGCTGCCGACCGGCCCATCAGCTTCAAGCTCGATGTGATGCCCGTCTTCATGAAAACCGGCTGCAACGTAGGCAGTTGTCACGGTGCGGCTCGTGGCAAGGATGGCTTTCGCCTGTCCCTCTTCGGCTTTGATGCCGATGGCGATCATCATCGCCTGACGCGCGAACTCAACGGCAGGCGTTTGAACCTGGCGGTGCCTCAGGAAAGCATGCTGCTCGAAAAAGCTACTGGAAAAGTTCCACACACCGGCGGCAAGAAAATGGAAGAGGGCAGCGAACTCTACAACGAAGTTGTACGTTGGCTCAATGCCGGCGCTCCTTCCGATCCTGCTACCGTGGCGGTGCCTACCAGCGTGGAACTATACCCCAAAACTGCCGTGCTCGATGGCAAAGGCGCTACCCAGAAACTGACAGTACGGGCCAAGTACTCCGATGGCACGGATCGCGACGTCACCCATCTGGCTTACTTCATGTCGAATAATGATCGCTCTGCCGCTGTCTCGCAGGAAGGCATTGTCACCGCAGGCGAACGGGGCGAAGCATTCGTCTCCGCCCGGTTTGAAACCTTCAACGTCGGGTCGCCCTTCATCGTGTTGCCCAAGGGCTTGCAGTTCACTTTCCCCAATGTGCCTGAAAACAACTACATCGACACGCTGGTCTTCAACAAACTGAAGAAACTTCGCATGTCGCCTTCAGGCCTCTGCGACGATCCAACTTTCCTGCGTCGCGTTTATCTCGATATCGTGGGTACCGTGCCTACTGCGGAAGAAACCCGCAAATTCCTGGATGATCAGGACCCCAAAAAACGTGAAAAGCTCGTCGATGAACTGCTCACCCGCAAGGAGTTCGTCGAAATGTGGGTGATGAAATGGGCCGAACTGCTCCAGATTCGTTCCAACATCAATGTCAGCTACAAATCGACGCTGCTCTATTTCAACTGGCTGCAGGATCGCATTTCCAACAACGTGCCTATGGATGAAATGGTGCGGGAACTCCTCTCCTCCAAGGGAGGCACCTTTGCCAACCCGGCTACTAACTTCTATCAGGTGGAAACCGATACGCTCAAGCTCACCGAAAACGTGGCCCAGGTCTTCATGGGCATGCGTATCCAGTGTGCCCAGTGCCATAATCATCCGTTCGACCGCTGGACGATGGACGACTACTACAGCTTCGCCTCCTTCTTTACGCAGGTAGGCCGCAAAGGTGGAGAAGACCCCCGCGAACTGATCATCTTCAATGCCGGTGGTGGTGAACTGAATCACCCCACTAAGGGCAGACCGTTGCCTCCCAAATTCCTCGGCGGCGAAACACCCAATGCGCCCGGCAAAGATCGCCGTGAAGTGCTCGCCGGCTGGCTCGCTTCCGACAAGAATCCCTACTTCGCCACCAACCTCGCGAACATTGTCTGGACGCATTTCTTTGGCAAAGGCATTGTCGAACCTGTCGATGATGTGCGTGTCAGCAATCCTGCCGCCAACGATGAACTTCTCCAGGAACTGGCCAAACGGTTTAGTGCTAATAAGTACGATTTCCGCAAGCTGATCCGCGATATCTGCACCTCGCGAACCTATCAGTTGGTAACCCAGCCGAATGAAACCAACGAACTGGATAGCCGTAATTTCGCCCGTGCCTCAGTTCGCCGGCTTCGTGCGGAAGTGCTGCTCGATGTGGTATCGCAAGTCACAGAAACCAAGAACAAGTTTCAAGGTCTGCCTCTAGGTGCCAGGGCCGTGCAGATTGCTGACGGCCAGGCCAGCACCTACTTCCTTACTACTTTCGGCAGAGCCACCCGCGAAACCGTTTGCTCCTGCGAAGTGAAAATGGAGCCGAATCTCTCCCAGGCCCTGCACCTGCTCAATGGCGATACGGTCACCAGCCGTGTAGTATCAGGTGGTGTCATTACCAGGGCACTCGCTGTTAAGAAAACACCTTCGGAAATCATAGAGGATCTCTATCTTCGGTGTCTAAACCGCAAGGCGACGCGTGAGGAGCTGAACGCCCTGTGTTCCATCGTCAACACCGCTGCTGACAAAACAAAAGCCCTCGAAGATGTCTTCTGGGGCATCCTCAACAGCCGGGAGTTTTTGTTTAATCACTAG
- a CDS encoding type II toxin-antitoxin system HicB family antitoxin, with product MKNKNGKPRASRKIQYEIILYWSKEDQAFIAEVPELPGCMSDGKTYHEALKNVEVIIEEWIATAKELGRPIPEPKGRLMFA from the coding sequence ATGAAGAATAAGAATGGGAAACCACGCGCAAGCAGAAAAATTCAGTACGAGATCATTCTCTACTGGAGCAAAGAAGATCAAGCATTTATTGCTGAGGTGCCAGAATTACCGGGTTGTATGTCTGACGGAAAAACCTACCACGAGGCATTGAAGAATGTTGAAGTAATCATTGAAGAATGGATTGCAACAGCCAAAGAACTTGGACGGCCCATACCTGAACCCAAGGGGCGATTGATGTTTGCCTGA
- a CDS encoding type II toxin-antitoxin system HicA family toxin translates to MKKVLKTLMTVLRGNADNNIRFIELCKMLEYLGFEVRVRGDHHIFTIEGIPEIINLQPKKGKAKAYQVKQVRELITTYRLVQENDHEE, encoded by the coding sequence GTGAAGAAAGTACTCAAGACATTAATGACAGTTCTCCGTGGCAATGCTGATAACAATATTCGATTCATAGAATTGTGTAAAATGCTGGAGTACCTTGGTTTTGAAGTTCGTGTGCGAGGTGATCATCACATATTCACGATAGAAGGCATCCCTGAAATCATCAATCTTCAACCAAAGAAGGGCAAAGCAAAAGCATATCAGGTGAAGCAAGTGAGAGAACTCATTACAACCTATCGTTTAGTTCAAGAGAACGATCATGAAGAATAA
- a CDS encoding VCBS repeat-containing protein, whose protein sequence is MYRFLAVGLLLSCAGYLIAQPPQPGPISWKKTVIDTAFRSEGVTFFDVNKDGKKDILVGEFWYEAPDWKRHELQTPGNYGDGQRSYSKVFCCWGEDLNGDGYTDLIVVDFPGAPCYWLENPKGQSGHWKKHPIWHSACNETPQYVDLFGTGKRVLIMGFQPREKPGVDNEGRMAYFTPNGDPYKEWDMHPISSESVAPKMKDGKPVPGTGHMIPGTQRFSHGLGVGDINGDGRLDVICTGGWWEQPEKADGTTPWKFRAANLGPACADMFAIDIDNDTKADIVSTSAHQFGIWWHKQRGDGAFERRDLFPQYTSETHAAHFVDIDGDGLKDLVTGKRWWSHGRSEPGSDWPAMLYWFKAKKSKDGMIDFTPYIIDTDSGVGTQFAVGDVNGDGLLDIVISNKKGVSLHEQVRKK, encoded by the coding sequence ATGTACCGTTTCCTTGCCGTTGGACTCTTGCTCTCGTGTGCCGGGTACCTGATCGCTCAGCCCCCCCAACCCGGTCCCATTAGTTGGAAGAAAACCGTCATCGACACCGCCTTTCGCTCCGAAGGCGTAACCTTCTTCGATGTCAACAAGGACGGCAAGAAAGATATCCTCGTCGGCGAATTCTGGTACGAAGCTCCCGATTGGAAACGGCATGAATTGCAGACGCCAGGCAACTATGGCGACGGTCAGCGCAGCTACAGCAAGGTCTTCTGTTGTTGGGGTGAAGACCTCAATGGCGATGGATATACTGATCTCATCGTGGTTGATTTCCCTGGCGCCCCCTGCTACTGGCTCGAAAACCCCAAAGGGCAGTCAGGCCATTGGAAAAAGCATCCCATCTGGCACAGCGCCTGCAATGAAACACCTCAATATGTCGATCTGTTCGGCACCGGCAAGCGTGTACTCATCATGGGATTTCAACCCAGGGAAAAGCCTGGCGTCGATAACGAAGGGCGGATGGCCTACTTCACTCCCAATGGTGATCCGTATAAGGAATGGGACATGCACCCCATCTCCAGTGAAAGCGTTGCTCCCAAAATGAAGGATGGCAAGCCGGTGCCCGGCACCGGGCACATGATTCCCGGGACCCAGCGTTTCTCACATGGCCTGGGTGTTGGCGATATCAATGGCGATGGTCGGCTCGATGTCATCTGCACTGGTGGATGGTGGGAACAGCCTGAGAAGGCCGATGGCACTACCCCATGGAAGTTTCGTGCTGCCAACTTGGGCCCTGCCTGTGCCGACATGTTTGCCATCGACATCGACAATGACACGAAGGCGGACATTGTTTCCACTTCCGCTCATCAGTTCGGCATCTGGTGGCACAAACAGCGGGGCGATGGAGCATTCGAACGCCGCGACTTGTTCCCCCAGTACACTTCGGAAACTCACGCTGCCCATTTTGTGGATATCGATGGTGATGGTCTGAAAGATCTGGTTACCGGCAAACGCTGGTGGTCGCATGGCCGCAGCGAACCAGGCTCAGACTGGCCCGCCATGCTCTACTGGTTCAAGGCGAAAAAAAGCAAGGATGGCATGATCGACTTCACGCCTTATATCATCGATACCGATTCCGGCGTAGGCACCCAGTTTGCGGTAGGCGATGTCAATGGCGATGGCTTGCTCGATATCGTCATCTCCAACAAGAAGGGTGTCTCCCTCCACGAACAAGTTCGTAAAAAATAA
- a CDS encoding DUF3299 domain-containing protein produces the protein MVIKRLRGLAALVLGLSFGNLTAHATIHYSGERYAPLPATWNGFLADHRMLRMIAQPPSPQTPPSLKRQEYQSAVKGLESRRANLSADEASDLGALYLRLGQIDQAISSLGPAARKFPKHFAVHANLGSAWQLAGDLTQAAEHLQVAVALASPENKPVEALHLKLVQSRMRRNNGLDELFPLKLTTADGQSRRGQFTAEERQQLPGNSIALTQRLALSLPHDARLLWQLGELAGVYGDAATAAQLLELCVGEYALSNAALRQSRATYLAASENRGGIVPIERQEKHINHAAGMKLEFKSRRPLIQEPFDINKLASQAGDAGLLAWPVLAETARDAREFKLTFHPYLKKLENKPVTLTGFLHPLTDDLDCTSFVLVENPIGCWYCTAPDLTGIVFVSMKPGSTARFTRNVITVTGSLKLNASDPNEFLFTIQDASVSTPQ, from the coding sequence ATGGTGATCAAGCGATTGCGTGGCTTGGCAGCCCTTGTGCTAGGACTATCGTTCGGCAACTTGACAGCCCATGCCACGATACATTATTCAGGTGAGCGATATGCTCCCCTGCCCGCCACATGGAATGGATTCCTGGCGGACCATCGCATGCTCAGGATGATTGCCCAGCCACCTTCGCCGCAGACTCCGCCATCACTGAAAAGACAGGAGTACCAGTCTGCAGTCAAAGGGTTGGAATCGCGACGAGCCAATCTATCAGCCGATGAAGCTTCTGACCTTGGTGCACTGTATCTTCGTCTGGGACAGATTGACCAGGCCATCAGTTCACTGGGGCCTGCAGCCCGGAAGTTCCCGAAACATTTTGCTGTGCATGCCAACCTGGGAAGTGCCTGGCAACTGGCAGGTGACTTAACTCAAGCAGCAGAACACTTGCAGGTTGCTGTCGCACTAGCCTCACCTGAGAACAAGCCAGTGGAAGCTCTGCATTTGAAGCTGGTGCAGTCACGCATGCGGAGGAACAACGGGCTGGATGAACTCTTTCCACTGAAACTGACGACTGCCGATGGGCAATCACGACGGGGACAGTTTACTGCCGAGGAACGCCAGCAACTGCCCGGCAACAGCATTGCCCTGACACAACGGCTGGCATTATCCCTGCCTCACGATGCTCGGCTACTTTGGCAATTGGGAGAACTGGCTGGAGTGTATGGCGATGCTGCCACGGCTGCTCAACTGCTCGAACTCTGCGTGGGGGAATATGCCTTATCAAATGCTGCTCTGAGACAATCACGAGCGACATACCTTGCAGCCAGCGAAAATCGTGGTGGTATTGTTCCCATTGAAAGGCAGGAAAAGCATATAAACCATGCTGCGGGCATGAAGCTGGAATTCAAATCGCGCAGGCCACTGATTCAGGAACCGTTTGATATCAACAAACTGGCCAGCCAGGCAGGCGATGCAGGGCTGTTAGCCTGGCCGGTGCTGGCGGAGACCGCCCGCGATGCACGGGAGTTCAAGCTGACGTTTCATCCATATCTCAAAAAGCTGGAAAACAAACCTGTTACGCTTACCGGCTTTCTGCATCCACTGACCGATGACCTCGATTGCACCAGTTTCGTATTGGTGGAAAACCCGATAGGCTGCTGGTACTGCACTGCACCTGATCTCACTGGCATCGTCTTTGTCAGCATGAAGCCAGGCAGCACGGCCCGGTTTACCAGGAATGTCATTACTGTGACTGGATCACTCAAGTTAAATGCAAGCGATCCGAACGAGTTTCTGTTTACGATTCAGGATGCGAGCGTCAGTACGCCTCAATAA